A segment of the Ipomoea triloba cultivar NCNSP0323 chromosome 1, ASM357664v1 genome:
TAATGTAATAGGgtgtatccaaaaaaaaaattttttaaaatgttgaacAAAATACTAAAAGGAGTTGTCGAGTGAAtttatcataatttttgtatctaaaTGTCACATCACATatagtcaaacttgtaacattataattattaagtcaataatATGACCAACTTGACTGAAGTTGTCTTGtatcttttattttcattttttacaatatGACAGTTTTGATAATTTTGGTTTTTCAACTCTAATggtttaaaattgcaaattaCATATTGTGCTTGTTTATTTCAATAAACtgttatttgatttaattttattttttttttacttttcaattttcattcgttgtgttatattgtctGTGTTCGGTTTATACAACTTACTCTGGTAGTTTCTAACactcattttttcaattttatttttgaaaattaacgTTATCAAAGCAATACAAGtttaattttgagtgatttttataccttatattttaaaattttggataCATTTGActtaaatgaaataaatataatttttataatctaattaatatatatgaaatttcaatatatGATATCTGGACTAAACTTATATTGCGATATAATATACACAAAATTATAAACCAATAATATATTTGtgttcatcaaaatctaaaacttgGTGTATATCGTagagttcaaatattatttgtgatataatataaataatttataacatTAAACATCAACAAATAAATTGTGTTTATATAAATGACATGATAAAATCAtatcatttgaattttattttttaatgggtCATAGGGATACGacccaaataataattaaagtaagAGATGGGTTTGACCAAGGCGATCCAATTATAAAGGTGAGggtggattttttttatttttttttaatgaaaagatgGTTAATTGTGCGTTTAGCAGCGTGGTGTGGAGCACAATTCGGAAAAATAAGTGATGTAGAAGAGCGATTGGCTACGCTGGCGGAGCGTCAACTGGCGACCTAGACATTATATCTTGGTTTACCCAGTTGTAACTGATCACCCAAGTGGAAGGGCAGACCGCTCGAGCAGACCTCTGACGGGCAGCTTAGGTAGGCCGCTTAAACGAGACACTCTGACGGACTACCTATACGGACTACTCAAGTGGACTGCTTTGACAAACCCTTCAGGTAGTTAGTGACAGTCAAAATGTGGCCTACGACGTGACGCCCAGAGAGATATTTGGCGAGAGAGCGTAACACCTAATGGAACATGTGTACGACATATGAGGGCAAAGAGTTATGGTATACTCACTTGTCCATGACCCCACGACCCAATGAGTACTATAAAAGGGGGAAGAGGTCTTAATTCGGGGCATCATCATCATTAGCTCTCCTTGTCTCTTGACTTCTCCTTCAACCAACGGCGCAACACTAGTTAGCAGTGGTAGTCCACCCCCGTGGTTAGGCCCCTTGTGCCAAATTCGTTCCCTTTGTTTATTTAGTACATTTTCAGTCCATTTGTATTATTTAAGGGCCTTTAACCTTGTCGatttaatacattttttgtACCAATTGTTCGATATCAACATGAGTCTATGGTGGGTTCGGTTCATTCAAAACATTAGTTttcattacaaaatatattaaaattttgtttattaattcatttataaacaattttcaataagaataaaaaactaAGATCATAAAAATACTAAGTTGTCTTAAAATTTGTAATAGAATGTAAATATTGACAACGTCAGTAAAGTTGTGAGACTACATgtgattaaattaaaagttgtgGAATAAACGTAACAACACCACAATAATTTGTGTTCATTAAAAActctaacaaaatattatttattataaaatatacgATACGGTTTCATCAAGAAGACAACTAAGGTGGTAAAATATTAAGTTGTCATAAAATTAGCAATAATTTATTGGAAGTCACAATAGAGATCAATACCAAGACTAAATgtgattaaataaaaaaattagaaataaatgtgacaatattaccataatcgtgaaattgtaaaattaattaattaattattattttttagttatgaATATGCTAGATTGCTAGTGGAGACAACAATTCAAATGTTCAAGCTTacaaatattttagaatttagaTATTGCGTTTAATTTTTGGTTGTAAAGTATTTATCGATTTATTAGTGATTTAgtgtatacttttaaatattactaaacaaataaaataatttatatttattcacacgcaaaaaaaaaaaaaaaaaaaaaccccacaCACACTTGCAATTATATTgtcatgtttttatttatttatttatttatttattattattattttttaatatttacatgCTTCTCCATGTTATGTTTCTTTGaaactgtttttgttttttaaagtaGGCGCGCAGCACTGAACTCTCTGCCTCTCCGGGAAGAAATGGAAACATCAGTCCCTTCATCGATGTCCGGTTTAGACGACTGGGATCGTCCTTTCACTGATCTAGAGCTCCTAGAAATCGAAGCCGCTTTTCAATCTGCCACCAACAAGCGCAACGATTCGGATAAGTCCTCCGCTCCCGCTGCCGAAGACGAGGTTAACGGCGATGGAAATAAATTTCGCCGGAACCATCGCCGGAGACTGCCTGAATCACTCTTCTCCACTTCTTTTTCCCTGGCCCCATGCCCTAGAAGTCGATTTAAGCATCAATGTAATGTATTATATTCTCTCCCGACGCTCTTGTTTTTGAAttcttaacaaaaaaattattttgtttttgatgtttttttcCTGATTTGTGTCGATTGGATTATTTTAGTGAATAGGTTCCCCGCACTAGCATTCAGGGGGCGTGTTGTATATAGCAGAACTGCAGTTGAGGCAGAGAAATCTGCAGCAgagcttttaaattttattgaaacGAGGAAGAGAGCAGAAGGTGTAGTTGCTCTGGGATTTGACATTGAATGGAAACCCACTTTCAAAAGAGGTAGGTATACAACCCTTCCAGGCCCCATTTGGATAtgtaaattttgtaatattgttTTCTAATATTGCCTGAGCAATTTAAGCCTCCATTCTAATGCAAATATCCAAGAATCTCGAGAATTCTGTTCATGGATATTAAGTCCTTGGTGTTTAGGTTTCACTTGAATTCTTCTATGATAGCTCAATAACTATtggtttgaaattttaattctttGTATTGTCAATTATTGAACTTCTAATCACACAAAGCCATAAGTCAAATCCTTTAAGCATTTGGAAATCCTTGTGAAGGCAAGGTTTTCATAATCATATCAGGTGCTGCATATCCTTTGATCTAGGCCAAGAGTCCAAGACAGATACTAATCTCACAGAAAGCTCTCATTTCTGGGATGTTCCTCAATGTCCAAGTGCGTCTTTTCTCTTGCTGATGTGTGGATGAGTACTCGGAAATCATTCCCTTAATGGCTTTTCCCGTGAAGATAATGCAAAATCCCCTCTTGAAAATTTGACAGAAAGATACTCCCCGCGTCAAAGATAATAGACAGAGCTTAATAGCATATAGTATCACCTTCTAAAATTGTTCATAGTGGTAtcaaaatggttttttttttttttttttttttttaaacacattcATACCCAAAGGAATTTATACCAATATTTACTAGAgtaggcacaagaaattttaatttctttactgCAATAGCTCATGGTATTAGGTTCAGGATGACCCTGATTatgcttttccttttctttctttattgaAAAGAGTAACTCTGGAAAGTTTTACTTGTCTTTAAAACTTTTGGTGACGAAATTTGATAATTCATTTTTTCTAGTCTGCAAATGGTGTTGATGGTAGAGGAACATTAACTTCTACATAATGGTGTTTgccatttaattttgaaaaatgaaaagatctttgAATTTCAAGTATATCATACTAGTATGTTGGACTTCTTGGTTACATGCTGTATTTTCAAAGTTAATACATCAAAGTGTAGGGTGTTGCTAGTTGGTTATTAGCTTCTCCATGCAGGTGTTGCCCCTGGGAAAGCGGCTGTTATGCAGATATGTGCGGAGATGAACCGTTGTTATGTTTTCCACATATTCCATTCTGGAATCCCTCAAAATCTGCAGACACTTCTTGGGAATTCTGTTACTGTGAAGGTTAGcatcttttcatattttctgAAATTTATTGTAAAATgcgttttatttttattttgttttgctttgttttttttttttttttttgggggggggggggggggggggttNGGGGGGTTGGGTCATTCTACATGTTTTCTGATGCTATTAACATGTACAGGTGGGAGTAAACATCGCGAATGATGCTCATAAGGTTTTTCTAGATCATAATGTACCTGTAAGAAATTTGGAAGATCTATCTGCGCTAGCCAATCTAAAGATTGGTGGAGTTCCCAAAAATTGGAGTCTAGCATCATTGACAGAAACACTCTTTTGCAAACAGGTAACATGGTGCCCTCATAATGAATACATTTGATGCTACTTGTGGTTATATTGTTATTCAAACCCTTGAGCTAAAAAGCAATGAATGGTGATGGCATCTGCTTTGCCTGTTGTACTTTTTGCCATTTTCCAAATTTAGTATGAATACTgttgccttcttgtttcctttcaTTGCGCATGGAGGTTGACACTTATGTTTGTCTAAGTGTTTATTGGTATTGGAATTGCATGTGGATAGCATCAAGGCATTAATTGAATATGAACAGTGTATTGGCTTAAGTAGGAGCTTGTTTTGCAATTTTGCATCCAATTTGTGTTTCAAAATATGCAACTTGCTTATAGATGGTGTATCCTAGTACAAGTGTCTGATCTGCTGGGTATTCTGTATCATGTGCAATATCATTTGGGAAATAAAGCTTACAACCTCCATCAATACCATCATCtatattatttcatttctttccTACTAAAAGATCTTGCTtatcttattttgttttatccAGTGCTTCAGTTTTCCTTTGTTTACCTGATGTTAGCCTTGAATATTATCTCTTAGTGTGTTATTCAATTGAATGTTTTGGACTTCTGTAGCTCCCTAAGCCAAACCATATAAGATTGGGAAATTGGGAGACTCCAGTTTTATCAAAAGAACACCTAAATTATGCTGCCACAGATGCTTTTGTTTCATGGCACCTATATCAGGTAAATGAACTGTTATTggtgcatcttttttttttttcttcactttcatTATTGCTCTCTCTTATCTTCCCTTTTGAAACATCTTTTCATCTTCATTATAGGCGTTGAAGAGCCTTCCTGAGCCTGAGGCTGTTGATAATAAGAGCAATGAACCAGAGCATGTGAGCAGTGAGTGAGGTGTGATTGTCAACTATTGTTTGAATAGTAGTGGCAGCTGTAACATCAGTTACATCTGGACTATTAAATTTCGCGCTTATCTGGTCCAGTCCAAGTGTCCAACCATCTTGCTTGATGCCGTTATATATCCATTTGCTCTAGCCAAACCTTTTCTTATCCAGAGGCACAAGTCACTGCTTATGAGGTACTTTTAGCTAGTGCAATGCATCCTGAACCTTATTGGAGGAGTGTCAGTTTCTCAATCTGGATCATATTACTGAATTAGTTCATAGAATCATAGCTATTTGTTTGGTTAAAGTTATTCTTCTGTGATAAGAAATGGTGTTCTTTGGTTATGTACCCATCTTTCTCTCTTGAAATCAATACTTTCGTTGTAAACGATATCATCAAAAACCTTGCTTCTGGTTCGTTTCAAGGAGTGAGATTAGTTTGATACATAAAATTTTCATCGGTCCTGATCAGTCCTGAATTACAGAATTTTCTCTGCTTCAAGAAACTCATACTGCACCATGCAACAAGTCCTCAAGTATTGTTGTATACTCCCCAATGAGAAGTCACCAAGAAGTTGGAAAAGGAGTTGAAGTTGATTGTGGTTTCTCCAGAATATCAAGTGGCATTTGATGATCTTGTGCAATAGAAGATTGATACTTGTCAGAGAattaaatagtttttatttatttatttatttttatttttttggttgagAAATTGAGTCTTTTCTTCTATGCTGTGATATTTTACTGAATTTGCTGCCCCCCTGCAAAAAAGATGGATTGTGTATCTATTTTAAATTGAACATTTAAAGTTTTATGCATTTGAAAactattttcttttggtttatcaatttctaaatatttaattttggattAATCTTGGTTAAAAGTGTTAAAATGTTGGCCTTCTTAGTTTAATCTTTCATGTCAATCTATTGTAATCGCACTGAAGAGAAAAATTGAATACAtgctaaatatatttatgacaaaaCAAAAGATTTGTGAGAAATTTGTGTTGATTATATTTGGTTATACCAATTTTTTATTACTGTGTTATAAATGTTAATAATACtcggttcttttttttttttttttttttttgaatactactgactctgttacaatgtagtatctgtttattaATACTCGGTTCTTAAAAATTAAGAAgttaatgttatttattaaaattttacattttagttcattaatttatataaaattgatatttttttatcgTTTAAAAATTAAACCCCACAAAAGGgattaatttttaagttagatgattaattttttttaattataaattttatttgcttttttttttttaattatagatttaaagcaaaaatataatttaaaattgagtattattactccgtattatgtcTGATGAAATTAATCGTTTgctttatataattatatcgaTGATCCACCATCGGTACAAATTCGATCTTTCACATAGCAAAACCCAAAACCCAAAACCCCTGTGCTCCCATGTGCACTCTTCTTCCTCGCTCAGCACGTTCCCGTTTTCCCTCTCAATCATATTACTAACTGCAGTAGCAACTCGCAACAAAGGAGATGAGTGCCCCTGAACATCTTCCTCAAGTATCAGTGCAAGACCTTGATGATGATaaagaagaaatcaagaatCTCCAAATGGGCATTTCTGAAACACTTCAAGATTCAGACTGTCACGCCATCAACACCCTTAATCTTGAAGGCGCCGCTTCTGAAATTGGCAACGGTATTAACGGGGCTTCAAACGAGAAGAAAATGAACAAGCCAAGCCGAAGGAGTAGAGCTGCCAATGTTGCTGCCGTTGAGGAGGAGGGCCGGCAAGACTGCGACAAGTTGACGAAAGAAGATAAGAAGGGTTTTTACTCTAGGAAGGAGTTGGAGGCTCTGAGGTTTGTGAGTTTAGAAGAGCAAAGGAAGAAATGGATCGAGGTGTACTGTGGCCTAGGGGCCGATGTGCAGAAGGAGTATGATGGCCTCCTTCGCTCCATTCATCAGAAGCAGCTCGTGGACTTTGATCCTCGGAGAAAGTTCGGGAAGGCCCGCCATGTCtcatttggtataatttcttcgGCTCTCACACAACGGTTTATCTTATTTTTGTTCCTCTTGTATGGTTAATTTGTCTTTCTTGTAAATTCTACATTCATTGATATACTGTTGTGCTTAGTATGTATGTAAATCATTATCTCTTTTCAATTAAATCATTGTCATTGCTGAAGTTGTATGTAAAGGCATGTGGTGCAGCATTCTATTGTGAATTGAGTTGAAAtgaaatgtatatttatattttttgcaaGCATACATACCGGGGTTTGTGGTCAGTGTTACTTGGGTGTGTTTATCTTTTAAGTTGCTGAATATATACATTATGCCTCGTAGGTGATGATAGTAATTCAGAACTCTTGGAGGGTCAGAGGGAACGCACAAATGTGACTAATCCTGCTTTGGGTTGTGCCGCGAGCAACGAAAATGATGACTCAATTGTGGAAAGAGAAGGCAGTGACTATGATGATAGTGATGAAGATTATAGTGGCATCCGGAAGCCTGCCCTTTTTGTTACAGGAGAACCCAATTTTGATTCTGTTCATCCTGAAGACGGATTAGAATATCTCAGGCGTGTAAGG
Coding sequences within it:
- the LOC115996709 gene encoding Werner Syndrome-like exonuclease — its product is METSVPSSMSGLDDWDRPFTDLELLEIEAAFQSATNKRNDSDKSSAPAAEDEVNGDGNKFRRNHRRRLPESLFSTSFSLAPCPRSRFKHQLNRFPALAFRGRVVYSRTAVEAEKSAAELLNFIETRKRAEGVVALGFDIEWKPTFKRGVAPGKAAVMQICAEMNRCYVFHIFHSGIPQNLQTLLGNSVTVKVGVNIANDAHKVFLDHNVPVRNLEDLSALANLKIGGVPKNWSLASLTETLFCKQLPKPNHIRLGNWETPVLSKEHLNYAATDAFVSWHLYQALKSLPEPEAVDNKSNEPEHVSSE
- the LOC116017745 gene encoding uncharacterized protein LOC116017745, which translates into the protein MSAPEHLPQVSVQDLDDDKEEIKNLQMGISETLQDSDCHAINTLNLEGAASEIGNGINGASNEKKMNKPSRRSRAANVAAVEEEGRQDCDKLTKEDKKGFYSRKELEALRFVSLEEQRKKWIEVYCGLGADVQKEYDGLLRSIHQKQLVDFDPRRKFGKARHVSFGDDSNSELLEGQRERTNVTNPALGCAASNENDDSIVEREGSDYDDSDEDYSGIRKPALFVTGEPNFDSVHPEDGLEYLRRVRWEAERLPNVKVAKVERSKVNKEQSVYMPQIPDIATCPEHLLPLKEWEDEFLADFSKLRQALSQLESSGIQISSQPPLVSVVHQEQSSHQLSNSIILEDFDILTSGDDCSQSDAGDEYTLENSCPTLSVISGMEPVTRVSLLRKRITALESTNTLSRDDCLWLFALCAAVDSPLDADASASLRSLLRKCASLRAEKTTMNDEVIMLNILATISGRYFGQAGN